The proteins below come from a single Angustibacter sp. Root456 genomic window:
- a CDS encoding 6-phospho-beta-glucosidase has translation MRLTILGGGGFRVPLVVRALQRPGVSDLIDEVVLYDSEPLRLRAIGNVIAGLGGGGPSVRVETTLDAALSGADVVFSAIRVGGAAGRVADERVALSLGVLGQETTGPGGVAFALRSIPVAVDVARRLAELSPEAWVVNFTNPAGMVTRAMQQVLGDRVIGICDSPSGLVRRAALATGLHPAAVQADYAGLNHLGWLRALRVDGVDHLPALLADDAALGSFEEGRLFGGELLRLLGCVPNEYLYYYYFEREAVAAIQAADRTRGESLRDQQGGLYPRLAGSPEQAADLWEAARREREEGYLAESRSADEARDEADLAGGGYEQVALAVMRAVLADEPAELILNVRNGSALDQLPADAIVEVPAVVDGRGARPHSAAPFDAHQLGLVSSLRAVEDAVVEAATTGSRDAALLALTVHPLVDSAAVARQLLAGYVAAHPQLASLLR, from the coding sequence GTGCGTCTGACGATCCTAGGTGGTGGCGGCTTCCGCGTCCCGCTCGTCGTGCGAGCTCTTCAGCGGCCGGGCGTGAGCGATCTCATCGACGAGGTCGTCCTCTACGACTCCGAACCCCTGCGACTCAGGGCGATCGGCAACGTGATCGCCGGGCTAGGAGGCGGTGGGCCATCCGTTCGCGTCGAGACGACGCTCGACGCCGCTCTCTCGGGCGCCGACGTCGTCTTCTCGGCCATCCGCGTGGGCGGAGCCGCCGGGCGCGTGGCCGACGAGCGCGTAGCGCTGTCTCTCGGCGTGCTCGGGCAGGAGACCACCGGCCCCGGCGGCGTGGCCTTCGCGCTGCGCAGCATCCCCGTGGCGGTGGACGTCGCGCGCCGGCTCGCCGAGCTGTCCCCCGAGGCGTGGGTGGTGAACTTCACCAACCCGGCCGGCATGGTGACGCGCGCGATGCAGCAGGTGCTGGGTGATCGGGTGATCGGGATCTGCGACTCGCCGTCCGGGCTCGTGCGACGCGCTGCGCTCGCCACCGGTCTGCATCCCGCTGCCGTGCAAGCCGACTACGCCGGCCTCAACCACCTCGGCTGGCTGCGGGCGCTGCGCGTGGACGGCGTCGACCACCTGCCGGCGCTGCTGGCCGACGACGCGGCGCTGGGTTCGTTCGAGGAGGGGCGCCTCTTCGGCGGCGAGCTGCTCCGGCTGCTGGGATGCGTGCCCAACGAGTACCTCTACTACTACTACTTCGAGCGAGAGGCGGTCGCCGCCATCCAGGCGGCCGACCGCACGCGCGGTGAGTCGCTGCGCGACCAGCAGGGCGGGCTGTACCCGCGGCTCGCCGGGTCACCGGAGCAGGCCGCGGACCTGTGGGAGGCCGCCCGGCGCGAGCGCGAGGAGGGGTACCTCGCCGAGTCGCGCTCCGCTGACGAGGCCCGCGACGAGGCCGACCTCGCGGGCGGTGGGTACGAGCAGGTGGCGCTCGCGGTGATGCGCGCGGTGCTGGCCGACGAGCCGGCGGAGCTGATCCTCAACGTGCGCAACGGTTCTGCGCTCGATCAGCTGCCTGCCGACGCGATCGTCGAGGTGCCGGCGGTGGTCGACGGCCGCGGGGCGCGGCCGCACTCGGCGGCGCCGTTCGACGCTCACCAGCTGGGGCTGGTGAGCTCGCTGCGCGCCGTCGAGGACGCGGTGGTGGAGGCGGCGACGACGGGGTCGCGCGACGCCGCCCTGCTCGCGCTCACCGTGCACCCGTTGGTCGACTCGGCGGCCGTGGCGCGCCAGCTGCTCGCGGGCTACGTGGCCGCTCACCCG